The stretch of DNA CAACATATGGGCAAAGGAGACAAAAAATCACGAAGGGGAAAGATCATCATTGGCACCTATGGTGTGAGACGACCCCGCAGGCTAAAGTCGACGAAAGCCGTGGTATCAGCAGCACCAGTAGTGAAGAAATCCAAAGAAAAAGTTAAAAAAACCGAGGAGATCCCTGTAATGATCCCTGTAACGATCCCTGTAACGATCCCTGTAGCGATCCCTGTAGCGATCCCTGTAGCGACGGTTCCTGTTGAGGTTCCTGTTGTGGTTCCCATCCCTGAAGTTATAGCAGAACCTGTTGCCGAAGCTGTAGTAAAGGAAGAGATCCCGGTGGAAAAACCGGTAAAAAAGCCCGCAAAAAAGGCTGAACCTGCTGCCAAGGCAGCTCCTAAATCACCGGCCAAAAAGACAGAGCCGAAGCCAAAGGCCTCAGCTAAGAAGACCACACCGAAAAAGGGAAAAGAAGAAAAGAAAACTGAGTGATTCTCCTCTTCTTCATCCCTGTCGCTGATCGTTCAGAACTGCAACTTAACACTACCAAACACTTCCCTGCCAGGCCCCGGCTGATATGAATTTCCTCCGGGATCGGGTTCTGTAAATCCCATGTAATCTGCATTTGTCAGATTCCTGCCATATATTGACAGCTCTCCATCTAATGTCCCAATAATAAAATGATATGCAAGCCTTGCATGGTACAGGTTAAATCCAGCCTGATTTACATCCTTATTTACAACATCGGTATAGATATACCATTTGGATTGGAATTCGGTACTTATCCCGAAGGAGAAATTTTTAAGGAAATTAACCTCAATCCCGGCATAGAGTTGGTGTTGCGGCGAATTGGGAAGCCAGTTGCCGCTGATGCTGTCAGGGGCAGTATATTTAAAATGGGAATAGGTATAAGCTGCCTGTATTAGCAAAGGTTTGAACGGAGAGTACTTCACATAGGTCTCCACACCAAAACGTTGGCTTGAACCTGCATTACCGTAAAAAGTCTCAAGCGGCCTGTCAGGAATTCTGTAACGGTAAAAGTCATTATCCGTATTCAGAATAAAGGCTGTGATGTCATAATAAAAATTATCATCCTTGTATCCCCTGATGCCAATTTCTTCCCCTATGGATGTGGCAGGTACCATGTCCTGGTTAAAACCTCCGTACGAAAGCGGATTGCTGGCCAGTTCCTCGGTGGCGGGCGGTAAAAATCCCTGCCCCCAGTTGGTATAGAGGTTGACAAGGGGTGAAAGGGCGTACGACAAACCTATACGGGCTGTCGGCTTCTTGAAATCGGCATTACCTGAAAGTTTCACACCTCTGTTCATCTTATCGGTCAACTCGTTTTCCATCTTATCAAACCTGACACTGATAATGGCATTCAGTTTCCGGCCAAGTTCAAGGCGGTCAACAATAAAGGCACCGATAGCATTCTGACGTATGTCCTGGTTTGCCAACATGATGGTATCCTCAATGACGGTTTCACTGATCTTGCCCATTTCTTCTGTTCTCGTTGGATCCTTAATGTTAGGCACCTTGTATTCATGGATGAACTGGTATGCAAAATCAATCCCGGTGCTGAAGTGGTTGATGATTTTATTTTCTCCGTTGGTGAGGTTATACTGAACGGAGGCACCTGAAGTGTTGTAGTAACGGTATTGGACAGCCGAGGAACCTGGTTCCTTGTAATCGGTCAACCTCAGATATCCATTGAAGTGAATATACTGGTTACCGGTGATTTTCACTTCACCGGTTAAGCCATTTGTTATCCGGTTGGTTTTCTGGTATTCATTGAACGGGATGGCGTCAGGATTGGCCTGTTTAGGATCATCCAGCTGCGCTAAATTCAGCCCTTCTGCATTCTGATTGAAATAATCTGTGACATAAAGCATTTGTGTTAATTTCAGCCTTTCGTTGGGTTTCCATGTTACTTTTTCACTGAAATTAGTTCCCCGGAATGCCTGGTGATTGCGATACCCATTACCTTTTATATGTGAAATCGATATGCGGTAATTCAAGTCATTTTTCGTTCCACTGGCCTGGCCCAGGATCTTATAGAAGCCGTTGGAGCCAAAAGTTGCCTGCACATTTCCCTGGATGGGTTTATCGCTACCATTTTCTGTGCTGATGTTCAGTACCCCGGCATTGGAACTGCCACCATAAAGAGATGCTGATGGTCCCCTGAGCACCTCGATGTTCTGAACTGTGGCCCAGTCTACATCATAGAAATCCGGCGCAAAGCCAGTGGGATCGTTCACCGGAATGCCATCGATCAGAACTTTTATTCCCCGTAAACCACGTTCCGACAGTATGCCCTGCCCCCTGATAGACATGTGAACCCTTGATCCGTTTGCCTGATTGTCAATCCTTACTC from Bacteroidota bacterium encodes:
- a CDS encoding 30S ribosomal protein THX, giving the protein MGKGDKKSRRGKIIIGTYGVRRPRRLKSTKAVVSAAPVVKKSKEKVKKTEEIPVMIPVTIPVTIPVAIPVAIPVATVPVEVPVVVPIPEVIAEPVAEAVVKEEIPVEKPVKKPAKKAEPAAKAAPKSPAKKTEPKPKASAKKTTPKKGKEEKKTE
- a CDS encoding TonB-dependent receptor — protein: MNKKILITGLLLFICVFAFGQEKVQDTVRQENLNEVVITANRLPFPIKLNPGATTVVMPTVLSVMPRSIAVDEALRLVPGVRIDNQANGSRVHMSIRGQGILSERGLRGIKVLIDGIPVNDPTGFAPDFYDVDWATVQNIEVLRGPSASLYGGSSNAGVLNISTENGSDKPIQGNVQATFGSNGFYKILGQASGTKNDLNYRISISHIKGNGYRNHQAFRGTNFSEKVTWKPNERLKLTQMLYVTDYFNQNAEGLNLAQLDDPKQANPDAIPFNEYQKTNRITNGLTGEVKITGNQYIHFNGYLRLTDYKEPGSSAVQYRYYNTSGASVQYNLTNGENKIINHFSTGIDFAYQFIHEYKVPNIKDPTRTEEMGKISETVIEDTIMLANQDIRQNAIGAFIVDRLELGRKLNAIISVRFDKMENELTDKMNRGVKLSGNADFKKPTARIGLSYALSPLVNLYTNWGQGFLPPATEELASNPLSYGGFNQDMVPATSIGEEIGIRGYKDDNFYYDITAFILNTDNDFYRYRIPDRPLETFYGNAGSSQRFGVETYVKYSPFKPLLIQAAYTYSHFKYTAPDSISGNWLPNSPQHQLYAGIEVNFLKNFSFGISTEFQSKWYIYTDVVNKDVNQAGFNLYHARLAYHFIIGTLDGELSIYGRNLTNADYMGFTEPDPGGNSYQPGPGREVFGSVKLQF